A single Biomphalaria glabrata chromosome 2, xgBioGlab47.1, whole genome shotgun sequence DNA region contains:
- the LOC106054096 gene encoding DNA topoisomerase 3-alpha-like has translation MIFKLQNIKRFSNLAKFDIPGKMRVLNVAEKNDAAKSLAHLLSQGHCRKREGFSRFNKIYEFEYRFLNQNVTMTMTSVSGHLLGLEFIGNFRKWGACNPVDLFSVPVEKYCPQNYTDIKRTLENEIKGCQYLVIWTDCDREGENIGFEVIQVCQAVKPNIKVYRAKFSEITQKAITRAMNNLVEPDARINDAVDVRQELDLRIGAAFTRFQTLRLQKIFPQALAEQLVSYGSCQFPTLGFVVERYKQVQSFIPEPFWKLKVMHQHDDVTAEFSWKRNRLFDLSACQVLYDMCIENPVATVAEVNSKNKSKWRPPALDTVELEKLSSRKLKINAKETMTIAEKLYTQGLISYPRTETNIFPKDLDLVSLVQEQTGDSNWGEFAQRVLEHGPNPRNGTKTDQAHPPIHPLKYSNNLQGNDRKVYEFIVRHFLACVSQDAQGHETVVEINIAGESFTAQGLMILARNYLDVYPYEKWNAKEIPIYYQGDQFEPNSIELVHGETTAPPLLTEADLIALMEKHGIGTDATHADHIETVKSRMYVGLRADGRFVPGQLGMGLVEGYDNMGYEMSKPHLRAELEADLKLICEGKKTKEEVLRVQIQKYKEVFIEACRQAQKLDEALSQYLGEAQPVATSEAVTDATTSIVMKCPKCGRPMYLRSKKDGKGYYIGCSAYPDCRACIWLPDFILQVSTTDQICERCQPGPVAKLQFKFKPGSVPLSISNDYIGCIGGCNEMLNETLGIRSTPSSSSQSQPALFPRTDITIHTPRTTSQQNNTLTQRNSGVRGERIQSINTGATSQSRSFHTSNPASSVRPLLKQSELSFLGTNKKTVTSISAGSAPSNAFRAPQASIRPLRTPLTVMDNSFNAARMPPTPKLMSSTNFSTFSDASDKAIVCSCGNDAVILTVRKEGPNTGRQFYKCSGVNGSNCNFFLWADDSSEQPQSQSTRLPLSSGNHFTSLAVPNRNQGSSGGSNRNSEDNEVLCKCGIPAKFLTVQKQGPNTGRQFYGCSKPREQSCGFFQWADDSATSSGSQFPAPNFGKSPSFQTSGQLNKRKRSSADSDGVPKQRKPPTCGYCGQPGHKKPKCPERTEEF, from the exons ATGATATTCAAGCTGCAGAACATCAAAAGGTTTAGCAATTTAGCAAAATTTGACATTCCTGGGAAAATGCGTGTGCTAAATGTTGCTGAAAAAAATGATGCTGCAAAGTCCTTAGCACATTTATTGTCACAAGGTCATTGCAGAAAG CGTGAAGGCTTTTCAAGGTTCAATAAAATTTATGAATTTGAatatcgttttttaaatcaaaatgtcACAATGACAATGACTTCTGTTTCTGGACATCTTCTTGGCTTGGAGTTTATTGGAAATTTCAGAAAATG gGGTGCGTGCAATCCAGTTGACTTATTCAGTGTTCCTGTAGAGAAATACTGTCCTCAGAACTACACGGACATCAAG aggacTTTAGAGAATGAGATAAAAGGCTGCCAATACTTAGTGATATGGACAGACTGTGATAGGGAAGGAGAGAATATTGGCTTTGAAGTCATTCAAGTTTGTCAAGCAG TGAAGCCTAACATTAAAGTGTACAGAGCAAAATTTTCAGAGATTACACAGAA AGCCATCACCAGAGCTATGAATAATCTTGTAGAGCCTGATGCCAGAATAAACGATGCAGTAGATGTACGACAAGAACTGGATCTGAGAATTG GTGCTGCATTCACACGCTTTCAAACACTAAGGCTTCAAAAGATATTTCCTCAAGCATTGGCAGAACAGTTGGTCAGTTATGGCAGTTGTCAGTtcccaacacttggctttgtcGTGGAAAGGTATAAGCAAGTTCAATCATTCATTCCTGAGCCTTTTTGGAAGCTCAAAG TGATGCACCAGCATGATGATGTGACTGCTGAGTTTAGCTGGAAAag AAATCGCCTGTTTGATTTGTCTGCCTGTCAAGTACTTTATGACATGTGTATTGAA AATCCTGTAGCTACTGTGGCGGAAGtaaatagtaaaaacaaaagtaaatggAGACCTCCAGCTTTGGACACTGTG GAACTGGAGAAACTATCATCCAGAAAGTTGAAAATCAATGCAAAAGAAACAATGACCATTGCTGAGAAGCTTTATACTCAAGGTCTTATTAGCTATCCACGTACAGAAACAAATATCTTCCCCAAAGATTTGGATTTGGTTTCATTAGTACAAGAGCAAACTGGAGATTCTAATTGGGGAG AATTTGCTCAGCGCGTGTTAGAACATGGTCCAAACCCAAGAAATGGAACAAAGACTGATCAGGCTCACCCACCTATACATCCTTTAAAGTACAGCAACAACTTGCAG ggCAATGATAGAAAAGTGTATGAGTTTATTGTTCGACATTTCTTGGCATGTGTGTCTCAGGATGCTCAAGGTCATGAAACTGTAGTTGAGATCAACATAGCAGGAGAAAGT TTTACAGCACAAGGTTTAATGATTCTGGCTCGTAATTACCTAGATGTCTATCCTTATGAAAAATGGAATGCCAAA GAAATACCAATCTATTACCAAGGTGATCAGTTTGAGCCTAATTCTATTGAG cttGTTCATGGAGAAACAACTGCTCCTCCATTGTTAACAGAAGCAGACCTTATTGCCTTAATGGAAAAGCACGGTATAG GTACAGATGCAACACATGCCGATCACATTGAAACAGTCAAGTCTCGTATGTATGTTGGCTTAAGGGCAGATGGTAGATTTGTTCCTGGTCAGCTGGGCATGGGTCTGGTAGAAG gttatgacAATATGGGCTATGAGATGTCTAAGCCTCATCTACGTGCTGAACTAGAAGCTGATTTAAAATT aatttgtgAAGGAAAAAAGACTAAAGAGG AAGTCTTAAGAGTACAGATTCAGAAATATAAAGAAGTTTTCATTGAAGCTTGTAGACAG GCTCAAAAACTAGATGAAGCTTTATCTCAGTATCTTGGAGAAGCCCAACCAGTGGCTACCTCTGAAG CTGTTACTGATGCCACTACATCCATAGTTATGAAGTGTCCTAAATGTGGGAGACCTATGTACTTGAGATCCAAGAAAGATGGTAAAGG GTACTATATTGGCTGTTCAGCATATCCTGACTGTAGAGCCTGTATTTGGTTGCCTGATTTTATTCTTCAAGTTTCAACAACAGACCAGATTTGTGAGAGA TGCCAACCAGGACCAGTTGCAAAGCTGCAGTTCAAATTCAAGCCTGGAAGTGTACCACTCTCTATATCTAATGA TTACATAGGGTGCATTGGAGGATGTAATGAAATGTTAAATGAAACTTTGGGCATCAGATCTACGCCAAGCTCTTCcagtcaaa GTCAACCTGCTTTGTTTCCTAGAACTGACATAACCATCCACACGCCTAGGACTACAAGTCAGCAGAACAATACTTTGACTCAAAGGAACAGTGGTGTCAGAGGTGAACGCATCCAGAGCATAAACACTGGTGCTACTAGTCAGTCTAGAAGTTTTCATACTTCAAACCCTGCAAGTTCAGTAAGGCCACTGCTAAAACAAAGTGAACTCTCATTTCTTGGGACAAACAAAAAGACTGTCACCAGTATCAGCGCTGGTTCTGCTCCATCAAATGCTTTTAGAGCACCGCAAGCATCTATTAGACCTCTAAGAACTCCTTTGACTGTCATGGACAACAGTTTCAATGCAGCTAGAATGCCACCTACACCTAAACTTATGAGCAGCACAAACTTTAGCACTTTTAGTGATGCTAGTGACAAGGCAATAGTCTGTTCTTGTGGCAATGATGCTGTTATTCTGACAGTTAGAAAAGAAGGACCTAACACAGGCAGACAGTTTTACAAATGTTCAGGTGTTAATGGTTCCAACTGTAATTTTTTCCTTTGGGCAGACGATAGCTCTGAGCAGCCTCAGAGTCAAAG CACTAGATTACCTTTGTCTAGTGGAAATCACTTTACAAGTTTAGCAGTACCTAATAGAAACCAGGGATCTTCTGGTGGTAGTAATAGAAATAGTGAAGACAATGAGGTCCTGTGTAAATGTGGTATCCCTGCAAAAtt TCTCACAGTTCAAAAGCAAGGACCTAACACTGGAAGACAATTCTATGGGTGTAGTAAACCCAGGGAGCAGTCTTGTGGGTTTTTTCAATGGGCTGATGATA GTGCGACCTCTTCTGGCAGCCAGTTTCCAGCTCCAAACTTTGGGAAATCCCCTTCCTTTCAAACATCTGGTCAacttaacaaaagaaaaaggtcTTCAGCAGATTCTGATGGAGTTCCAAAACAGAGGAAACCTCCAACATGTGGATACTGTGGACAACCAG GTCACAAAAAGCCCAAGTGTCCTGAGAGAACAGAGGAATTTTAA
- the LOC106054083 gene encoding protein chibby homolog 1-like, translated as MPLGLFGNKFSPKKTPPRRAQSLSNLHLDATESKAEFGLDYGAVKVSLGGNEVAFENGLWINESAGGGASHKELLKLRKANQSLHEENNLLKLKIDILLDMLAETSAVSHFHENEVKQLREAKQASKKR; from the exons ATGCCACTTGGATTATTTGGAAATAAATTCTCGCCCAAGAAGACACCTCCTCGACGAGCACAGTCACTGTCCAATTTACACCTGGATGCCACTGAATCGAAAGCAGAATTTGGTCTTGATTATGGTGCTGTGAAAGTCAGCTTAGGAGGCAATGAGGTTGCATTTGAAAATGGTCTCTGGATCAATG aatctGCAGGAGGCGGTGCCAGTCACAAAGAACTATTAAAATTAAGAAAAGCAAACCAGTCACTACATGAGGAGAATAACTTACTGAAATTAAAGattgatattttattagatatg ttggCTGAGACTTCAGCAGTTTCACATTTTCATGAAAATGAAGTGAAACAATTGAGAGAAGCCAAACAAGCATCTAAGAAGAGATAA